From the genome of Streptomyces sp. NBC_00523:
ACGGTCCCGGGCACGGTGAAGGAGGCGTACGCCCCCGCCGCGCCGAGCACGACGGCGGCGGGCGGCACGGGCAGCGTGGCGTAGTGGTCGAGCCCGCCGCCCGCCCGCAGCTGCCCGAAGTACTGGGCGAGGAGGTTCAGCGCGACGAAGGCGACGACCAGGACGCTGGACCCGGCGACGACGGCCCGCGCCTCGGAGCCGCCGTCCACCACCCCGCGCATGAGGATCATGATGCCGATGGACTGGAAGGTCGCCACGAAGAGCAGCGGGATGCGGGCCACCCGGGCCCGGGAGAGCTGGGCGCGGTAGACGGCCGCGAGGGAGGGGAACAGCCGGGCCCGGGGGGCGAGCGTCGCGGCCGCCCCGGCCACCGCACCGATTCCGCTCATGCCTTCACCAGTCCCTTGGTCGCGCCGCCGCCGAGCGCGAGGTAGACGTCCTCCAGGCTCGGCGTCGCCAGGCTGAAGTCGTCCAGCGCCGCGAAGGCCGCTCCCCCGGTCACCGCGGCGACCGCCGCCCGCGCCTCGTCGGGCGCGAGCCGCAGCGCCCAGCGCCGCCCGGACTCCTGCGCACGCGCGCGCAGGGCCGCGACCTCGGGGACCTCCAGGGGGGCGCGGTCGCGCCACACCAGCTCGACCCGGACCTCCCCGGCGACGCGCTCCTTGAGCCCGGCGGGGGTGTCGCAGGCGATGACCTTGCCGCGTTCGATGACGGCGACCCGGTCGAGGACGGTCTCGGCCTCGATGACGTTGTGGGTGACGAGCAGGACCGTGGCGCCGCGCTCCGCGCGCCGCCGGTCGACGGCGGCCCAGACGGCGCGCCGGGCCACCGGGTCCATGCCGGTCGTGGGCTCGTCCAGGACGAGCACGGGGCGCTCCCCGACGAGCGCGGCGGCGAAGCAGGCGAGGCGCCGCTGGCCGCCGGAGAGCTTCTTCAGCGGCCGGCCCGCGAGGTCGGTGAGCCCGAGCTCGTCCAGGACGGCGTCGCGCTCGGCCCGGGCCTCGCGCACCGGGAGCCCGCGCAGCCGCCCGGTGGTCTCGGCGGCGAGGCCGACGGTCAGCTCGTCCAGGGCGGTGGACTCCTGCCCGAGGTAGCCGATCAGCCGGGAGGCCCGCTCGGGGTGGCGCACGAGGTCGTGGCCGAGGATGTCGACGCTGCCGGAGTCGGGCCGCATCAGCCCGGTGAGCTGGCGTACGAGGGTGGACTTGCCGGCTCCGTTGGGCCCGAGCAGTCCGAAGATCTCCCCCCGCCGGACGTCGAGGCTGATGCCGTCGGTGGCGCGCACTTCGGGGGTCGCGGGCGTGCCGCGGCGGCCCCGGGCCGGGGGGTAGGTCTTCACCAGATCGCGCACCGCGCACACGGTGCCGCTCGCCGTCGGCGCCTGCACTGTCCCCGTACTCACGAGGTACGAGGGTACGGGGTCCGGGGACCGGCATTACGCCCGGGGCCGCACCGATCGGACATCAACGCCACGGACGGCGGCCGGGTTGAGCGGCCCTCGCGCGAATGTGGACTCAGTCTCCGGCGGGCCCGGATTTCCCGGCCTTCTCCGCGGCCCGCTCGGCCGCCGGGGCGTGGTCGGCGGCGGTCCGTACGTCGATCTCGCGCCAGAAGCCCGCCCGGATCGCGTACCGGTCGTGCTCGTCGATCTGATCGTCCTTGTGGGCGAGGAGGCCGAAGCGGGCCGCGTACCGCAGGAGTTCGCCGTCGATGCGGTGCGGGATACGCGGGTAGAGGGCGGAGAGCTTCTGCAGATGGCCGGTCTCCGGGAGCCGTTCCATCCAGCGCCGGGCGAAGACCTGGCCCACCTCGAAGGGGTCGCCGCCGACCGTGGTGATGTCCTCCTCGCGGTCGGC
Proteins encoded in this window:
- a CDS encoding ABC transporter ATP-binding protein gives rise to the protein MCAVRDLVKTYPPARGRRGTPATPEVRATDGISLDVRRGEIFGLLGPNGAGKSTLVRQLTGLMRPDSGSVDILGHDLVRHPERASRLIGYLGQESTALDELTVGLAAETTGRLRGLPVREARAERDAVLDELGLTDLAGRPLKKLSGGQRRLACFAAALVGERPVLVLDEPTTGMDPVARRAVWAAVDRRRAERGATVLLVTHNVIEAETVLDRVAVIERGKVIACDTPAGLKERVAGEVRVELVWRDRAPLEVPEVAALRARAQESGRRWALRLAPDEARAAVAAVTGGAAFAALDDFSLATPSLEDVYLALGGGATKGLVKA